A single genomic interval of Mobula hypostoma chromosome 7, sMobHyp1.1, whole genome shotgun sequence harbors:
- the LOC134349845 gene encoding rho-related GTP-binding protein RhoG-like: protein MQSIKCVVVGDGAVGKTCLLICYTTNAFPKEYIPTVFDNYSAQITVDCRTVSLNLWDTAGQEEYDRLRTLSYPQTNVFIICFSIASPPSYENVRHKWYPEVTHHCPDVPMLLVGTKKDLRSDPETIRKLKEQSLAPISQHQGSGLAKQIQAVKYLECSALNQDGIKDVFAEAVRAVINPAPIKTKKPCVLL from the coding sequence ATGCAGAGCATCAAGTGTGTGGTGGTGGGTGACGGGGCCGTGGGCAAAACCTGCCTGCTGATCTGTTATACCACCAACGCCTTTCCCAAGGAGTACATCCCGACCGTCTTCGACAACTACAGCGCACAGATCACGGTGGACTGTCGGACTGTCAGCCTCAACCTGTGGGACACAGCCGGCCAGGAGGAGTACGACCGGCTGCGGACATTATCCTACCCCCAGACCAACGTCTTCATCATCTGCTTCTCCATCGCCAGTCCCCCGTCCTACGAGAATGTGCGCCACAAGTGGTACCCCGAGGTGACCCACCACTGCCCCGACGTGCCCATGCTGTTGGTGGGCACCAAGAAGGATCTACGCAGTGACCCCGAGACCATCAGGAAGCTCAAAGAGCAGAGCCTGGCGCCTATATCACAACACCAGGGTAGCGGCTTGGCCAAGCAGATCCAGGCCGTCAAGTACTTGGAGTGCTCAGCCCTCAACCAGGACGGTATCAAGGACGTCTTCGCCGAGGCTGTGCGTGCTGTCATTAACCCTGCCCCCATCAAGACCAAGAAGCCTTGCGTGCTCTTGTGA